Below is a window of Gilliamella sp. ESL0405 DNA.
ACATTGTGGTTTACTGCACTACGCCGTGAACAATCTGCGCTAAGGCAAGAACTCAATATTGTAACAAAAGCAGGGGACAATTTATTTAAGATCGCCCCAATACTCGATTGGACGAGTCAAGATATGCAGAATTATATCGAAAAACATAATTTACCTAACGAAATGGACTACGTCGATCCAACTAAAGGACCACAAGGTAGAGAGTGCGGTTTACATAAAATAACTTTTTGATTTTTAGGATCGATCCACATTGGACTTTACCAACAGAAGATGAGTAAAACAATATTGGTTAGATTTACCATAGCACGTTAAGGTTACGAGCCAATAGCAATTTAACGATAGCCTAAACGCTATCAGATAAGGTCATCGTATGAGTACACAACATTTTCCTTTTAATTGTGATGAGTTAAAAAAAATTATTGAAAATTGCAACGATAAGCAGCTAGCTTGGTTATCGGGTTATTTATGGGGACGGGCGGAAAAAAGTTCCGTCGAACAAGTTTTACCGAGTACCACTCTCCCCTCCAATATGACTCAAGCGGAGCAAAAAGTCACAATTATATCGGCATCACAAACCGGTAATGCCCGCCGAGTAGCTAACGAGTTAAGTCAGGATATTGAACGTTTGGGTATTGCGGTGACTCATCTGCCGGCAGGAGAATATAAAGCTAAAAAACTCAGTCAGGAAGAGATTTTAATATTGGTGACCTCAACCCAAGGTGAGGGTGAGCCACCGGAAGAAGCGCTGTCACTTTATAAATATCTGTTTGCCGCTAAAGCGCCTAAATTAACTCATTTACAGTTTGCGGTTTTTGGCTTAGGCGACGCTTCTTATCCAAAATTTTGTCAAGCTGCTAAAGACTTTGATCAACGATTCGCTGAATTAGATGCTCAGCGCCTGCTAGTACGTGTAGATGCTGATACAGATTTTCAAACCATAAGTACCTCTTGGCGACAGGCAGTGATTGATAAACTTAGTCAATTACAACTATCAAACACACAATCGCCAACAGAAAATTCAACCAGTATAGCCGTTAACAGTAGCCTTTATCACCGCGATAATCCATTTATTGCCGCAGTTAACGTTAATCAAAAAATCACCTCACGCGATTCAGATCGTGATATTCGTCATATTGAGCTTGACCTGTCCGATTCGGATCTTCATTATCAACCTGGTGATGCGGTAGGTGTTTGGTATAAAAATAGTAATGAACTTGTGGAGGAGATACTAAGTATCACCCAGCTTGCAGGTGAAACGCCAGTTGAACATCATGGACAACAGATCGCTTTAAAAACGGTTCTGACTGAATATGTTGAATTGACTCAAAATACGCCGATCATTATTGAAAAATACGCTCAAGCCGTTCAACATCCCGAACTTCTTGCCTTAATTGGCGATCGAGAAGCCTTATTGGAAATGAGTCAAACATTACCACTGGTTGATATGCTTAACCGCTATCGCGGCAAGATAGCGGCACAGGTCTTCGTTGGATTGCTTCGGCCTCTTACTCCGCGTTTCTATTCCATTGCTTCTGCGCAAGATGAAGTTGGCTCAGAAGTTCATCTTACCGTAAATGTAGTACGTTATCAGGTCGACGATAAGATCCGTATGGGCGGCGCATCTGGATTCTTAGCAAATCAAATTGCTGATCAAGATCAAGTCAAAATTTTTATTGAGCATAATGATAATTTTCGATTACCTGATGATACTCATGCACCAATCATTATGATTGCTGCCGGTACGGGCATTACCCCCTTTAGGGCGTTCTTACAACAGCGTGCGAGTCAAGGTGCTACCGGTAAGAATTGGTTATTCTTTGGCAATCCACATTTTATATCCGATTTTCTCTATCAAGTGGAATGGCAGAGCTATGTTAAAGAAGGTCTGTTAACTCGCATCGATCTTGCTTGGTCACGAGATCAAGCTGAGAAAATCTATGTACAAGATAAATTAATTGCTCAAGCCAGGGATATTTGGCAATGGCTACAAGAAGGTGCCTTTATCTATGTTTGTGGGGATGCTAAACGTATGGCAAAAGCGGTTGATTTAGCGCTTCAACAAATTTTGATGACTCAAGCACAATATAGTCAAGAACAAGCTATCAGTTATTTGGATGAATTAAGAAGTCAAAAGCGCTATCAACGAGATGTTTACTAATGATAAACAGATACAACAACTAATATTAATTTATCGAGTGATGTAATATGAGCAAATCTAAAACAGTTACCCTGACTCAAACAGTCAATTTAACACCGCCACAAAATGATGTCTCTGATCTGCCTTTATCGGATTCTGAACGATTTAAGCGAGAAAGTAATTATTTGCGAGGCACTATCGTTGATGATCTTAATAACGGTTTAACGGGTGGCTTTAACAGCGATAATTCTCAGCTAATTCGCTTACATGGCATGTATCAGCAAGATGATCGCGATATTCGTAAAGAACGCACAGAACAAAAACTGGAGCCACTGATCTCCATGATGTTACGTTGCCGCCTGCCCGGTGGTATCATCACCCCAAAACAGTGGCTGACTATCGATAAATTTGCTACTGAAGCAACAAAATATGGCAGTATTCGACTCACGACTCGACAAACTTTCCAATTTCACGGACTGTTTAAACGCAGCCTTAAGTCTGCTCATCAGCTGTTGCATAAGATAGGGCTAGATTCGATTGCCACTGCCGGTGATGTGAATCGTAACGTTTTATGTACTTCAAATCCTGTGGAATCAAAAGTTCATCAACAAGCTTATCATTGGGCAAGCAAAATCTCAGAACACCTTTTACCGAAAACCCGTGCTTACGTTGAAATATGGCTGGATGGTGAAAAGCTTTCTACACCCGATAGTGAGCCAATTTTAAGTTCGACTTATTTACCGCGTAAATTTAAAACTGCCGTTGTCATCCCCCCGATTAATGATGTGGATGTTCATGCTAATGATCTTAGCTTTGTGGCAATAGCAGAAAAAGGCGAACTGATTGGTTTTAATGTATTAGTTGGTGGTGGTTTGGCAATGACGCATGGTGATAAAACAACTTACCCACGCAAAGCCGATGATTTTGGTTTTATTCCTGTCGAAAAAGTACTGACTTTTGCTGAGGCCGTTGTGACCACCCAACGTGATTGGGGTAACCGCAATAATCGAAAAAATGCCAAAACTAAATATACGCTTGAACGTGTTGGCGTGGAAAACTTCAAAAAAGAGGTTGAACTACGTGCCGGAAGTAAATTTCTAAGTAGTAAACCTTATAACTTTAGTCGACGAGGTGATCAATTTGGTTGGTATAAAGGTATTGATGATAACTGGCATTTAACGCTATTTATTGAAAATGGTCGGTTACTTGATTATCCCAATAAACCATTAAAAACCGGCGTTGCAGAAATTGCCAAAATTCATCAAGGTGATCTGCGTATAACCGCCAATCAAAACTTAATTATAGCTAACGTGCCAGAGGAACAAAAAGCAGCCATTGAACAAATTGCACGTCAATATGGTTTGCTTGACGATACTGTCACATTACAACGTAAATATTCCATGGCCTGTGTGTCTTTCCCAACTTGCCCACTAGCTATGGCTGAAGCAGAACGGTTTTTACCGACGTTTGTAACTAAAATAGAACAGATGTTAACTCAGCATCACTTATCCGATGATTATATTATTTTGCGTGTAACCGGTTGTCCTAACGGTTGCGCCAGAGCCATGTTGGCGGAAGTGGGCATGGTGGGTAAAGCACCTGGTCGCTACAATTTATATCTTGGCGGTAATCGAGAAGGCACGCGAATTCCTCGCTTATATAAAGAAAACGTGAATGTAGAGGAGATTTTATTAGCACTCGAACCACTTATTGCCGCATGGTCCATTCATCGCAATAAAGAAGAAGGATTTGGTGATTTTGTTATTCGTCATGAGATTGTGAAACCGGTACTCAATTCAGCGATCGATTTTTATCAAGAGGCGAATTGAGATAAGTATAAAAGTTGTTGATTGATAATTTTAAACTATGTTTATTGACTGTAGGCATATATAGCCATAATTCATATGGTTATTACTTTATCATATTTGTCTTTTTTATACGTTCTTTTATACTGAAATTACTTATCAAAGCACATAATTTTACTAATAAAATTACGAATAAGCATAATTTATAAATTAGACAAAATGCTTATAACCAGTTTCATCATATTGCTTATGCTTGCTGGCGGTCTGAAATTTTTTAAATAATTCACTTTTTAGTTATTAATTATATACAGCAACTTACACATAAATAATACAACTATATAACGGGAATAAAGTAATTTTTACTAGGAAGATCGTCATGAATATACAACAATTAAGGATTATTCACGAAGCTGCGCGTTGTAATTATAATTTAACCGAAGTCGCAAATTCTTTATACACATCTCAGTCTGGTGTAAGCCGACATATCAAAGAGCTAGAAGAAGAGCTGAATATTGATCTTTTTATTCGTCAAGGTAAGCGCTTGATTAACATGACTGAACCCGGTTTAGAATTGGTGGTTATTGCCGAGCGAATTTTAAATGAAATTAATAATATTAAGCGGTTATCAACCATTTTTTCTAATACTGATGAAGGTTCATTAGTGATAGCGACCACCCACTCTCAGGCCCGTTATATTCTCCCAAATATTATAAAATCTTTTAGAATGCTTTTTCCTAAAGTTCATATCATTATCAATCAGGGATCATCTAGTGAAATTATCTCTCAGCTTCTTTCTGGCGAAGCAGATATTGGTATTGATAATGAAAGAGTGGATAACAGTTCACTTGCTATTTACCCTTTTTATCGTTGGCATTACTCTATAGTTACTCCGAAAGATCACCCTTTGACTAAAGTCGATAAAGTGACGTTAGATATGTTACAAACATTACCTATCATCACTTATCGTCAAGGAATATTTCCTCGTAAAAGTATTGATAAAGCCTTTTCAGCTATCGGATTGACACCCAATATCTCGCTCAATGTTCAGGAGCCTGATGTTATTAAAACTTATGTTGAGTTAGGTTTAGGGATTGGTATTTTAGGTAATAAAATGTATAACCCTGATCATGATATCAATTTAGTTGAATTGGATGCGAAACATCTGTTTGAATCACATGTTACATGGCTAGGATTAAAACGACATAAATTACAACGTAATTATATTTGGCGCTTTATTCAATTATGCAATCAAGAGTTGTCACTGGAAGATATCAAAAGTCATGCATTAATTGAGCAAACTCATTCCAAAATACTTGATTATCAGATTTAATTTATAGGAATCATTCTCCTTAAATCATAAACTCTAATAGTTCATCTTGCATAAAAATATTAACGAGTGCAGGTTGCCAGTAGACAGTATCACCAATTTCAACTTGCTGTTGTTCATATTGTCGATAGCTAATAGATACATCAATATGCTTTGGTTGTCCGGCTACAGCAATTTCCAGAAAGACGGTTGGACCAGCAGTATGTATACGTACAACTTCTCCTTGGATATCATTTTTTCGGGCAATTTTAGCAATACTGATTTCGTGAGGTCGAACATAAGCGATAGTAGACTGATCAGGCCAGGTACCTTGTTCCCTCATATCTTTGTGAAAATCACCAATGATTAATGTATTATTTTCAATATAACCATATAAAAGGTTAACATCCCCTAGAAAATGCGCAACAAAGGCGGTTTTTGGTTGCTTATAGACTTCGGCAGGGGTACCTATTTGCTCTATGTGACCTTGATTCATTAAAATTATTCTATCAGCAACTTCCAGTGCTTCTTCTTGATCATGGGTAACAAAGATGCTGGTAACATTGAGTTCATGATGAAAATCACGCAACCAACGCCTTAAATCTTTACGGACTTTAGCATCTAAAGCACTAAATGGTTCATCAAGCAACAACACATTAGGTTTCGAAGCCAACGCACGCGCTAATGCAACTCGCTGGCGCTGACCACCTGACAGTTGGTCTGGATAACGTTTGGCAAAATGGTCAAGTTGCACTAATTCGAGTAATTGATTAACGCGTTCATCAATTGCTGTTTTATTTAATCGTACAGATCTTGGTTTCATTTTTAGTCCAAATGCCACATTTTCAGCTACATTCATATGCCGAAATAACGCATAATTTTGAAAGACAAAACCAATTTCTCGTTGCTTGGCGCTCAGCTTAGTTACTTCCCTATCAGCAAAATAGATTTGCCCTGAACTGGCAGTTTCTAAACCGGCTATAATGCGCAGTAAAGTTGTTTTTCCACAACCAGATGGGCCTAATAGTGCAACTAATTCACCTTGTTTTATGCTGAAATTGATATTTTCTAAGACATTAACGTGTTCAAAACTTTTATTGATATTGTGTAGTGTAATACTCATATCTACCTCTTAGTTCCCGTAATGACATTCATTGGCTAAGCGCCTTTCAATCCATTGACGAATCAAGAGTAACGCAAGCGACATCATTAATAGCAAAATAGCGACACTAAATGCGGCAACAATATTGTATTCATTGTATAAAATCTCAACATGAAGCGGTAAGGTATTGGTGTAACCACGAATATGCCCAGAAACAACCGATACCGCGCCAAATTCACCGAGTGAGCGAGCGGTGCAAAGAACAACACCATGCATTAAGGCCCATTTAATATTGGGTAAAGTAATGTGGAAAAAAATTTGCCAGCCATTCGCACCAAGGACGCTGGCGGCCTCTTCTTCATGAGTACCTTGTAACGCCATTATCGGAATGAGTTCTCTTGCCACAAAAGGAACGGATACAAAAATCGTTGCTAAGATAATTCCTGGAATCGCATAGACAATTTGAATATTCCACGCCTGCAAAAACGGATACAACGCACTTTGTGCGCCAAATAGCAATACATAGATTAAACCTGCAACAATGGGGGAAATCGAGAACGGTAAATCAATTAATGTGACTAATATTTGTTTGCCTTTGAACTGATATTTAGTTATGACCCATGCTGCACATACACCAAATATCACATTTAATGGCACCGCCACACCAACGGCAATCAGTGTTAATTTGAAAGCGGATAAGGTATCTGGCTCAATAATCACTTGCCAAAATGCATTTACACCATTAGCTAGCCCTTGCGCAAGCACCACAACTAGCGGCAACAACAAAAGTCCGAAAAACAGTAATACCGCCAACAAGATTAGCAATAGCTGTAAACGGGTTACTCTCTTTTTTTCTGTTATTGATTGTAATATCTGCATAATCTTATATTAATGGTTTTTATTAATCTTACGGTTAAGTTTTCGCTGTAAACTGTTCATAATTAATAACAATACAAAAGCAATTAGTAACATCGTTACACCAATCGCGGCAGCGGCATCATAAGCATATTGGTCAAGTTTTGAGACAATTAATAACGGTAATATTTCGGTCTTAAATGGAATATTACCGGCAATAAAGACCACTGAACCATATTCGCCAATAGCACGAGCAAAAGCGAGGGTAAACCCCGTTAGCCAAGCAGGTAAAATGGCAGGTAAAATAATATGCATAAAAATTTGCCTAGGCGATGCACCAAGCAAACTCGCCGCTTCTTCTTGTTCACGTGGTAAATCAGCCATCACCGGTTGCAAAGTACGCACAACAAACGGCAATGTAACAAATAACAGCGCTAAGGTAATGCCAATGGGGGTATAAGCAATTTTAAAACTGAACCATTGCCCAATTGGCCCATTTTTGGCATAAATTGCGGTTAACGCAATGCCAGCAACGGCTGTTGGTAAGGCAAACGGGATATCAATACAGATATCCATTATCTTACGTCCTGGAAATCGATAACGCACCAGTACCCAAGCCAATAGTAAACCAATAAAGCTGTTTAAACCGGCGCTGATAAATGCGGTACTTAATGAAAGAGTTAATGCCAATAAAAACTGTTTGCTGACTAATAACCGATGCCACTCCTCAAAAGACAGCTTTGTTGAATAAAGAAACAAACCTAATAACGGAATAAGCACAATCAAGCTAAGAAAGGTTAAAGTATAACCTAACGTTAAGCTAAAACCTGGGATGATCCGTTGTTGTTTAATGCTTGCAACTTTCATAACATTCACCTTTATACCGCAAAGCTAAGTGAGCACACACATAACATCGCCAGAATAAGTAGTAATTAGTTTATCTCAGCATAAATTGCATCAAAGATGGCCCCATCACTAAAAAATTTTTTTTGCACTGTTTGCCATCCACCAAAATCGTTATCAACCGTAACTAGCTTAATAGTAGGAAACTGATCAGCATATTGTTTAAGGACATCAGGATTAACAGGACGATAAAAATGCTTGGCAATAATATGTTGTGCCGGCTCGCTATATAAGTATTCCAAATAAGCTTGCGCTTGCTTACGTGTACCTTTGCTATCAACAACTTTATCGACTAAAGCCACAGTCGGCTCAGCTAAAATGGATAATGAGGGCATAA
It encodes the following:
- a CDS encoding LysR substrate-binding domain-containing protein, which encodes MNIQQLRIIHEAARCNYNLTEVANSLYTSQSGVSRHIKELEEELNIDLFIRQGKRLINMTEPGLELVVIAERILNEINNIKRLSTIFSNTDEGSLVIATTHSQARYILPNIIKSFRMLFPKVHIIINQGSSSEIISQLLSGEADIGIDNERVDNSSLAIYPFYRWHYSIVTPKDHPLTKVDKVTLDMLQTLPIITYRQGIFPRKSIDKAFSAIGLTPNISLNVQEPDVIKTYVELGLGIGILGNKMYNPDHDINLVELDAKHLFESHVTWLGLKRHKLQRNYIWRFIQLCNQELSLEDIKSHALIEQTHSKILDYQI
- the cysW gene encoding sulfate ABC transporter permease subunit CysW produces the protein MQILQSITEKKRVTRLQLLLILLAVLLFFGLLLLPLVVVLAQGLANGVNAFWQVIIEPDTLSAFKLTLIAVGVAVPLNVIFGVCAAWVITKYQFKGKQILVTLIDLPFSISPIVAGLIYVLLFGAQSALYPFLQAWNIQIVYAIPGIILATIFVSVPFVARELIPIMALQGTHEEEAASVLGANGWQIFFHITLPNIKWALMHGVVLCTARSLGEFGAVSVVSGHIRGYTNTLPLHVEILYNEYNIVAAFSVAILLLMMSLALLLIRQWIERRLANECHYGN
- the cysI gene encoding assimilatory sulfite reductase (NADPH) hemoprotein subunit; amino-acid sequence: MSKSKTVTLTQTVNLTPPQNDVSDLPLSDSERFKRESNYLRGTIVDDLNNGLTGGFNSDNSQLIRLHGMYQQDDRDIRKERTEQKLEPLISMMLRCRLPGGIITPKQWLTIDKFATEATKYGSIRLTTRQTFQFHGLFKRSLKSAHQLLHKIGLDSIATAGDVNRNVLCTSNPVESKVHQQAYHWASKISEHLLPKTRAYVEIWLDGEKLSTPDSEPILSSTYLPRKFKTAVVIPPINDVDVHANDLSFVAIAEKGELIGFNVLVGGGLAMTHGDKTTYPRKADDFGFIPVEKVLTFAEAVVTTQRDWGNRNNRKNAKTKYTLERVGVENFKKEVELRAGSKFLSSKPYNFSRRGDQFGWYKGIDDNWHLTLFIENGRLLDYPNKPLKTGVAEIAKIHQGDLRITANQNLIIANVPEEQKAAIEQIARQYGLLDDTVTLQRKYSMACVSFPTCPLAMAEAERFLPTFVTKIEQMLTQHHLSDDYIILRVTGCPNGCARAMLAEVGMVGKAPGRYNLYLGGNREGTRIPRLYKENVNVEEILLALEPLIAAWSIHRNKEEGFGDFVIRHEIVKPVLNSAIDFYQEAN
- the cysT gene encoding sulfate ABC transporter permease subunit CysT, translating into MKQQRIIPGFSLTLGYTLTFLSLIVLIPLLGLFLYSTKLSFEEWHRLLVSKQFLLALTLSLSTAFISAGLNSFIGLLLAWVLVRYRFPGRKIMDICIDIPFALPTAVAGIALTAIYAKNGPIGQWFSFKIAYTPIGITLALLFVTLPFVVRTLQPVMADLPREQEEAASLLGASPRQIFMHIILPAILPAWLTGFTLAFARAIGEYGSVVFIAGNIPFKTEILPLLIVSKLDQYAYDAAAAIGVTMLLIAFVLLLIMNSLQRKLNRKINKNH
- a CDS encoding assimilatory sulfite reductase (NADPH) flavoprotein subunit → MSTQHFPFNCDELKKIIENCNDKQLAWLSGYLWGRAEKSSVEQVLPSTTLPSNMTQAEQKVTIISASQTGNARRVANELSQDIERLGIAVTHLPAGEYKAKKLSQEEILILVTSTQGEGEPPEEALSLYKYLFAAKAPKLTHLQFAVFGLGDASYPKFCQAAKDFDQRFAELDAQRLLVRVDADTDFQTISTSWRQAVIDKLSQLQLSNTQSPTENSTSIAVNSSLYHRDNPFIAAVNVNQKITSRDSDRDIRHIELDLSDSDLHYQPGDAVGVWYKNSNELVEEILSITQLAGETPVEHHGQQIALKTVLTEYVELTQNTPIIIEKYAQAVQHPELLALIGDREALLEMSQTLPLVDMLNRYRGKIAAQVFVGLLRPLTPRFYSIASAQDEVGSEVHLTVNVVRYQVDDKIRMGGASGFLANQIADQDQVKIFIEHNDNFRLPDDTHAPIIMIAAGTGITPFRAFLQQRASQGATGKNWLFFGNPHFISDFLYQVEWQSYVKEGLLTRIDLAWSRDQAEKIYVQDKLIAQARDIWQWLQEGAFIYVCGDAKRMAKAVDLALQQILMTQAQYSQEQAISYLDELRSQKRYQRDVY
- a CDS encoding sulfate/molybdate ABC transporter ATP-binding protein, with translation MSITLHNINKSFEHVNVLENINFSIKQGELVALLGPSGCGKTTLLRIIAGLETASSGQIYFADREVTKLSAKQREIGFVFQNYALFRHMNVAENVAFGLKMKPRSVRLNKTAIDERVNQLLELVQLDHFAKRYPDQLSGGQRQRVALARALASKPNVLLLDEPFSALDAKVRKDLRRWLRDFHHELNVTSIFVTHDQEEALEVADRIILMNQGHIEQIGTPAEVYKQPKTAFVAHFLGDVNLLYGYIENNTLIIGDFHKDMREQGTWPDQSTIAYVRPHEISIAKIARKNDIQGEVVRIHTAGPTVFLEIAVAGQPKHIDVSISYRQYEQQQVEIGDTVYWQPALVNIFMQDELLEFMI